A part of Terriglobus roseus genomic DNA contains:
- the nusA gene encoding transcription termination factor NusA — translation MASALYQAIETMSRDKGIEPEIVVTAVEDAIALATRKYYKTQENMRGEFDKETGEIRAYVYKTVIEDDTEIEEDPENYITLTEAQEMAPGVEVGAELRFYKDTSPLGRIAAQMAKQVIFQKVREAERDTVFNEYNHRVGEILNATVKRIEPMDVIFDLGKAEARMPKREQSRLEQFTVGERIRVALLRVDRAAKGPQVIVSRAAPALVQTLFQSEVPEIYDGTVMIRAIAREAGERTKIAVVSRDKDVDPVGACVGMKGMRVQSIIRELRGEKIDIIEYSDEITTFAEKALQPAKVSRVSITDLGEKQLEVIVDDTQLSLAIGKKGQNVRLAAKLLGWKIDIKSEEEKRQEVEQAMAALGGGPSTPIEQVTEIGESVLEKLIAAGITTVEHLADMTAEELGEVPGIGEKSVEKIAVAVRHYFGQYEEGEERPAVTSAVAESLGDNGASESSVSHEKPTEADGKPSKDVVDADSDEDEEGLMGKTPEAIIAERGLDGVEPIEVSESADDLLEREEAEGQFDGFGSDADVREAMIENDNQTLEDLAEQAGEFSNETIDPDENTRG, via the coding sequence ATGGCAAGCGCACTGTATCAGGCAATTGAAACCATGAGCCGCGACAAGGGCATCGAGCCCGAGATCGTCGTCACCGCCGTTGAGGACGCTATCGCACTTGCAACACGCAAGTATTACAAGACGCAGGAAAACATGCGCGGTGAGTTCGACAAGGAAACGGGCGAGATCCGCGCCTATGTCTACAAGACCGTCATCGAAGACGACACTGAAATTGAGGAAGACCCCGAGAACTACATCACGCTGACTGAAGCGCAGGAGATGGCGCCGGGCGTGGAAGTGGGCGCGGAGTTGCGCTTTTACAAGGACACCTCGCCGCTGGGTCGTATTGCCGCACAGATGGCAAAGCAGGTGATCTTCCAGAAGGTGCGCGAAGCAGAGCGCGACACGGTCTTCAACGAGTACAACCACCGCGTGGGCGAAATTCTGAACGCCACGGTGAAGCGTATTGAGCCCATGGATGTGATCTTTGATCTGGGCAAGGCCGAGGCTCGTATGCCGAAGCGTGAACAGTCCCGTCTGGAGCAGTTCACCGTGGGTGAGCGCATCCGTGTGGCGCTGCTGCGTGTGGACCGCGCCGCTAAGGGACCGCAGGTGATTGTGAGCCGCGCTGCTCCGGCACTGGTGCAGACCCTTTTCCAGAGCGAAGTTCCAGAAATCTACGACGGCACCGTGATGATCCGCGCTATTGCGCGTGAGGCCGGTGAGCGTACGAAGATCGCAGTGGTTTCGCGCGATAAGGATGTTGATCCGGTTGGCGCATGCGTCGGCATGAAGGGCATGCGTGTGCAGTCCATCATCCGCGAGCTGCGTGGCGAAAAGATTGACATCATTGAGTACTCCGACGAGATCACGACGTTTGCGGAGAAGGCTTTGCAGCCGGCAAAAGTATCGCGTGTTTCCATTACCGATCTTGGCGAGAAGCAGCTTGAGGTGATCGTGGATGACACGCAGCTCTCGCTAGCCATCGGCAAGAAGGGCCAGAATGTGCGTTTGGCGGCGAAGCTTCTGGGCTGGAAGATCGACATAAAGAGCGAAGAAGAGAAGCGCCAGGAAGTGGAGCAGGCCATGGCTGCGTTGGGCGGCGGACCTTCCACTCCGATCGAGCAGGTCACCGAAATTGGTGAGAGCGTGCTGGAGAAGTTGATCGCTGCTGGCATCACAACGGTTGAGCACCTTGCCGATATGACTGCCGAGGAACTGGGCGAAGTTCCGGGAATCGGTGAAAAGTCTGTCGAGAAGATTGCAGTTGCGGTTCGCCACTATTTCGGTCAGTACGAAGAGGGTGAGGAGCGTCCCGCTGTAACCAGTGCCGTAGCGGAGTCGTTGGGCGACAACGGCGCATCTGAATCGTCTGTGTCGCACGAAAAACCCACAGAGGCGGACGGTAAGCCGTCCAAGGACGTGGTTGACGCCGACAGTGACGAAGACGAGGAGGGGCTAATGGGTAAGACACCGGAAGCAATCATCGCGGAGCGCGGCCTGGACGGCGTGGAACCGATTGAAGTAAGCGAATCAGCGGACGATTTGCTGGAGCGCGAAGAGGCTGAAGGCCAATTTGACGGTTTTGGCAGCGACGCGGACGTGCGTGAGGCCATGATCGAAAACGACAACCAGACCCTTGAGGATCTGGCCGAACAGGCCGGTGAATTCAGCAACGAAACCATCGACCCGGACGAGAACACCCGTGGTTAG
- the infB gene encoding translation initiation factor IF-2, giving the protein MSKVRINDLARELEVKSKEILDALTAVGVTEKKTHSSSIEDDEADKVRRHLTGGRAPARTSSVAEPKKIDLSSARKPGDIQRMLAERRQAEQQAAQAPVPAKPAVVAAPPKQPVVAVVAPPKPVVPAPTPAPTPAPVAVAPAPVVEVAAAPVVEKPVVVRPPAPVAPPVPAAPPAAPSRPPITRPVMPTLKIAQPRTESAAPEAPRRTIVPQARQSPVIVHPAPKTGPAIASRPPQGVVVRPGHPAGERPAIAGSTPPPQGVVVARPPAAASAPAATSAPATPPPAPEAAAPVPAAPEEPKRRVIMPQTGPRPSYTAPPQAANVPARRPIFQRPGGPGAGPGGPRPPYGGPGGPGGGPAGRRPMHPTRTFPGGPPSGPGGRPGFGQRPGFGGPRPGFGGPRPGGGGLIAEGTPGAQKPGMRPAAKKGAANKKRYEKSKEGPMKGFAPPSRFGGAQIAMGEQPITRTITVTEGVTVKDLAEALGLRGKDLIATLLMRGVLVTVNQSLDNELVKSVSAAYGADAQIQTVEEQLENEAIEGVLTDTSGMTEIVRPPVVTVMGHVDHGKTSLLDAIRSTDVASGEAGGITQHIGAYKVHVTKEDSPAFGREIVFLDTPGHEAFTRMRARGAKVTDIVVVVVAADDGVMPQTIEAIDHAKAAKVPIIVAINKIDKPGADSNKVKGQLAERGLQLVGWGGDVEFVEVSAKQRINLDGLEEMICLVADTNAQKAIPERPAVGTVIEAKLDRGRGAVASILVQNGTLKVGDSYIVGNTFGKIRAMFDDRGRSIEAAGPSTPVEILGLESIPDAGDTFIVMSDRDRAKEIARYRTLKEREAQLAKSSRVSLEGLAEQIKQAGVKDLNLVLKGDVQGSVQVLIDSLQRMTTEKVRVRVLHSGVGAITESDVLLATASNAVIIGFNVRPERKAQELADQDNVEIRLHSIIYELQDEIQKAMLGLLDPVFRENYLGRAEVLNVFKITKVGQIAGCVVRDGTITRNSQVRVMRDGAEVWKGKITNLKRFKDDVREVTNGMECGIDLSLRDIRVGDLIEAFSTEKIAAELGENLAEKRAAEAKSSEPATV; this is encoded by the coding sequence ATGAGTAAAGTACGCATCAACGATCTGGCGCGTGAGCTTGAGGTCAAGAGCAAAGAAATTCTTGACGCGCTTACAGCAGTCGGAGTCACAGAAAAGAAGACCCACTCGAGTTCCATCGAGGATGACGAAGCGGACAAGGTTCGCAGGCACCTGACAGGTGGCCGTGCGCCTGCACGTACGTCGTCCGTTGCCGAACCCAAAAAGATTGATTTGTCGAGCGCTCGTAAGCCTGGTGACATCCAACGGATGCTGGCAGAACGCCGTCAGGCCGAGCAGCAAGCTGCCCAGGCACCTGTTCCGGCAAAGCCAGCCGTTGTCGCGGCTCCTCCGAAGCAGCCAGTCGTCGCCGTTGTGGCGCCGCCTAAGCCGGTTGTACCCGCTCCAACACCTGCTCCTACTCCCGCTCCAGTTGCCGTTGCCCCCGCTCCCGTAGTGGAAGTTGCTGCTGCTCCTGTGGTTGAGAAGCCCGTGGTGGTTCGCCCGCCCGCTCCAGTTGCACCTCCTGTGCCCGCTGCCCCTCCGGCAGCGCCTTCGCGTCCTCCCATCACACGCCCTGTGATGCCGACGCTGAAGATCGCACAGCCGCGCACTGAGTCTGCCGCACCCGAAGCGCCGCGTCGCACAATCGTTCCGCAGGCCCGCCAATCTCCGGTCATCGTGCATCCCGCACCGAAGACTGGTCCGGCGATTGCCTCGCGTCCGCCGCAAGGCGTGGTGGTCCGTCCGGGACACCCCGCAGGAGAGCGTCCGGCAATTGCCGGTAGCACGCCTCCGCCGCAGGGCGTAGTTGTTGCGCGTCCTCCGGCCGCCGCATCAGCACCTGCTGCGACTTCTGCTCCGGCAACTCCGCCGCCCGCTCCTGAAGCGGCAGCACCAGTTCCCGCAGCTCCGGAAGAGCCGAAGCGTCGCGTCATCATGCCGCAGACCGGTCCGCGTCCGTCGTACACCGCGCCGCCTCAAGCTGCTAACGTGCCGGCTCGTCGTCCGATCTTCCAGCGTCCCGGTGGCCCGGGTGCTGGACCGGGTGGTCCCCGTCCGCCTTATGGCGGCCCCGGTGGTCCTGGTGGCGGCCCTGCTGGCCGTCGTCCGATGCATCCGACGCGTACGTTCCCCGGCGGACCTCCGTCCGGCCCTGGTGGACGTCCTGGCTTTGGTCAGCGTCCCGGCTTTGGTGGACCTCGCCCCGGCTTTGGTGGCCCGCGTCCTGGTGGCGGTGGCCTGATTGCCGAAGGCACACCCGGAGCTCAGAAGCCCGGTATGCGTCCTGCGGCCAAGAAGGGCGCAGCGAACAAGAAGCGTTACGAAAAGAGCAAAGAAGGCCCAATGAAGGGCTTTGCGCCACCGTCGCGGTTTGGCGGAGCGCAGATTGCCATGGGCGAACAGCCCATTACACGCACGATTACTGTGACGGAAGGCGTTACCGTAAAGGACCTGGCGGAAGCGCTTGGTCTTCGCGGTAAGGATTTGATCGCTACGCTGCTGATGCGTGGTGTTCTGGTCACCGTCAATCAGTCACTCGATAACGAGCTGGTGAAGTCTGTCTCCGCTGCTTATGGCGCGGATGCACAGATCCAGACCGTGGAAGAGCAGCTTGAGAACGAAGCGATCGAAGGCGTCCTGACGGATACCAGCGGCATGACGGAAATCGTCCGTCCGCCGGTTGTTACGGTCATGGGCCACGTCGATCACGGTAAGACTTCGTTGCTTGATGCGATTCGTTCTACCGACGTGGCCAGCGGCGAAGCCGGTGGTATCACGCAGCACATCGGTGCGTACAAGGTTCACGTCACCAAGGAAGATTCGCCTGCCTTTGGCCGTGAAATCGTGTTCCTGGATACCCCGGGTCACGAAGCCTTCACCCGCATGCGTGCACGCGGCGCTAAGGTTACGGACATCGTCGTTGTGGTGGTTGCAGCGGATGACGGCGTGATGCCTCAGACGATTGAAGCCATCGATCACGCGAAGGCGGCGAAGGTGCCGATCATCGTGGCGATCAACAAGATTGACAAGCCCGGTGCGGACAGCAACAAGGTGAAGGGCCAGCTTGCTGAGCGTGGTCTGCAGCTTGTGGGTTGGGGCGGCGACGTGGAATTCGTTGAAGTTTCCGCGAAGCAGCGCATCAACCTTGATGGCTTGGAAGAGATGATCTGCCTGGTTGCCGATACAAACGCACAGAAGGCAATTCCTGAGCGTCCGGCAGTGGGTACCGTTATCGAAGCCAAGCTGGATCGTGGCCGTGGTGCGGTTGCGTCGATCCTGGTGCAGAACGGAACGTTGAAGGTTGGTGATAGCTATATCGTTGGCAACACCTTCGGTAAGATCCGCGCCATGTTCGATGATCGCGGCCGTTCCATCGAAGCTGCAGGACCTTCGACACCGGTTGAAATCCTGGGTCTGGAGAGCATTCCAGATGCAGGCGATACGTTCATCGTGATGAGCGATCGTGACCGTGCCAAGGAAATTGCACGCTACCGTACGCTCAAGGAACGCGAAGCGCAGCTTGCGAAGAGCAGCCGTGTGTCGCTGGAAGGCCTTGCAGAACAGATCAAGCAGGCTGGCGTCAAGGATCTCAACCTTGTTCTCAAGGGCGATGTGCAGGGTTCGGTACAGGTACTGATCGACAGCCTGCAGCGCATGACGACGGAGAAGGTGCGTGTTCGCGTACTACACTCCGGCGTGGGCGCCATTACCGAAAGCGATGTGCTGCTGGCCACCGCGTCGAACGCCGTCATCATCGGCTTCAACGTGCGTCCGGAGCGCAAGGCTCAGGAACTGGCCGACCAGGACAACGTGGAAATTCGTCTGCACTCCATCATTTACGAGCTGCAGGACGAGATTCAGAAGGCCATGCTTGGACTGCTGGATCCGGTCTTCCGCGAGAACTACCTGGGCCGTGCAGAAGTGCTCAACGTCTTCAAGATCACGAAGGTTGGCCAGATTGCCGGCTGCGTGGTTCGCGATGGCACAATCACCCGCAACTCGCAGGTACGCGTGATGCGCGATGGTGCCGAAGTCTGGAAGGGCAAGATCACCAACCTGAAGCGCTTCAAGGACGATGTCCGCGAAGTGACCAACGGCATGGAATGCGGTATCGATCTCAGCCTGCGCGACATTCGTGTTGGCGATCTGATCGAAGCGTTCTCCACGGAGAAGATCGCTGCAGAACTGGGCGAGAACCTTGCGGAGAAGCGTGCTGCCGAGGCCAAGTCTTCGGAACCCGCTACTGTGTAA
- a CDS encoding FAD-dependent oxidoreductase, whose product MDRRSFLHGSAALTGLSLLQGCAKHVAAPALATASALPFYDLPGNILPIRADVDRIFRITVCLRPFRAVGPRMDVVKVGDKTVVTNYGHGGSGWSLSWGSADVVVRKAMEAAPGVKECAVIGAGALGLTTALTAQRMGYKVTIYAKETAPYIRSVRATGSWTPDSRVALSTDAPADFAALWERMARTSWTMYNSYLGVAGSPIEWTDRYQLSDDPPRDRNRPVDPNTAADPADRTKQVHEFARYSQSIADITPKSKDMPPGSTPFPTKYVRRNSSLTFNVAGYAKLLMQEFYLAGGRLEMREFHSPNEFASLKESVVFCCTGYDSKALWSDQSIVPVRGQIAWLIPQEGVNYGIGYKGLNLLARRDGIVVQPNIGGEEEGWNDSNETPDHAAAEAGVKILQELYSRMEPIIAKRGTKVTA is encoded by the coding sequence ATGGACCGTCGTTCATTTCTCCATGGATCGGCAGCACTTACCGGTTTAAGCCTGCTGCAAGGATGTGCGAAGCACGTCGCAGCGCCTGCTCTTGCAACAGCTTCAGCACTGCCTTTTTATGATTTGCCGGGAAATATCCTTCCGATTCGTGCAGATGTGGACCGCATCTTCCGTATCACGGTATGCCTGCGGCCGTTTCGTGCGGTGGGGCCTCGCATGGATGTCGTCAAGGTGGGTGATAAGACCGTAGTGACTAATTACGGTCATGGCGGCAGCGGGTGGTCGCTCTCGTGGGGCTCAGCGGATGTGGTCGTGCGCAAGGCTATGGAAGCTGCGCCGGGCGTGAAGGAATGCGCTGTAATCGGCGCAGGAGCGCTTGGGCTGACGACGGCACTGACAGCGCAGCGCATGGGTTATAAAGTAACGATCTATGCGAAAGAGACGGCGCCATACATCCGCAGCGTACGTGCCACCGGTTCGTGGACACCGGATTCACGCGTGGCTCTTAGTACGGATGCGCCTGCCGATTTCGCTGCGTTGTGGGAGCGCATGGCGCGCACCTCGTGGACGATGTACAACAGCTATCTTGGCGTAGCCGGATCCCCGATTGAATGGACCGATCGTTATCAGCTCTCGGATGATCCGCCGCGTGATCGCAATCGTCCTGTTGATCCCAATACCGCGGCTGATCCTGCTGACAGAACAAAACAGGTGCACGAGTTCGCGCGCTATAGCCAAAGCATTGCGGACATCACGCCAAAATCGAAAGACATGCCGCCCGGCTCGACACCGTTCCCCACCAAGTATGTGCGTCGGAACTCGTCACTGACGTTCAATGTGGCCGGATATGCGAAGTTGCTGATGCAGGAGTTCTATCTGGCAGGCGGACGGCTTGAGATGCGCGAGTTCCATTCGCCCAATGAATTTGCATCACTGAAAGAGAGCGTTGTGTTCTGCTGCACGGGCTATGATTCCAAGGCGTTGTGGAGTGATCAAAGCATTGTTCCCGTGCGTGGCCAGATTGCGTGGCTCATTCCGCAGGAAGGCGTGAACTATGGCATCGGATACAAGGGGTTGAACCTGCTTGCTCGGCGCGATGGAATTGTGGTGCAGCCGAATATCGGTGGTGAAGAAGAGGGTTGGAACGACTCGAATGAAACACCGGATCATGCGGCTGCCGAAGCGGGCGTGAAGATTTTGCAGGAGCTATACAGTCGCATGGAGCCCATCATCGCGAAGCGCGGCACGAAGGTGACAGCTTAG
- the ychF gene encoding redox-regulated ATPase YchF translates to MALNVGIVGLPNVGKSTIFSALTAIEAVAANYPFCTIDPNVGIVTVPDTRLNRIVELVKPKSIVPTTIEFVDIAGLVAGASKGEGLGNQFLANIRSTDATLHIVRCFEDPEVIHVAGKVDPLADIDVINTELLLADLDTVERRYEKAQKLARTSQDSKIKNEFSALGKLREAMNAGQPARAVELTEEEKPLVRDLFLITMKPTLYVANVDEASLAEGNEHTRAVEARAASEGSDVVRICGSMEAEISQLDPEERNEFLASMGMEEPGLDRLIHAAYRLLGLITYFTAGVQEVRAWTIRKGTKAPGAAGVIHSDFERGFIRADAYNCEDLFRLGSEQAVKEKGLLRSEGKEYIVKDGDILFFKFNV, encoded by the coding sequence ATGGCATTGAACGTAGGCATCGTCGGTCTTCCCAACGTGGGCAAGAGCACCATCTTCAGCGCACTCACCGCAATTGAGGCTGTCGCTGCGAATTATCCCTTCTGCACCATCGATCCGAATGTAGGCATCGTAACGGTTCCGGATACTCGATTGAACCGCATCGTCGAGCTGGTGAAGCCGAAGAGCATCGTCCCCACCACAATCGAATTTGTGGACATCGCCGGCCTCGTTGCGGGCGCCAGCAAGGGTGAAGGCCTGGGCAATCAGTTCCTGGCGAACATTCGTTCGACGGACGCCACGCTGCACATCGTGCGCTGTTTCGAAGATCCTGAAGTGATCCACGTCGCAGGCAAGGTCGACCCGCTGGCCGACATCGACGTCATCAATACGGAACTCCTGCTCGCCGACCTCGACACCGTCGAACGCCGTTACGAGAAGGCACAGAAGCTTGCCCGCACTTCGCAGGACAGCAAGATCAAGAACGAGTTCAGCGCTCTGGGCAAACTACGCGAGGCGATGAATGCAGGCCAACCAGCTCGTGCAGTAGAGCTAACGGAAGAAGAGAAGCCTCTGGTGCGTGACCTCTTCCTCATCACCATGAAGCCGACGCTTTACGTTGCCAATGTGGACGAAGCCTCTCTGGCAGAGGGCAACGAACACACGCGTGCCGTGGAAGCTCGCGCAGCCAGCGAAGGCAGCGACGTCGTCCGCATCTGCGGATCGATGGAAGCTGAAATCTCACAGCTTGATCCCGAAGAGCGCAACGAATTTCTTGCCAGCATGGGCATGGAAGAACCTGGATTGGATCGTCTGATTCACGCTGCGTACCGTCTGCTCGGCCTGATCACATACTTCACTGCCGGCGTGCAGGAAGTGCGTGCATGGACCATCCGTAAGGGCACAAAAGCGCCCGGAGCCGCAGGTGTAATCCATTCAGATTTTGAACGTGGCTTTATCCGCGCGGACGCTTACAACTGCGAAGATCTTTTCAGACTTGGCAGCGAACAGGCAGTAAAAGAAAAGGGACTGCTGCGCAGTGAAGGCAAGGAATACATCGTCAAGGATGGCGACATTCTTTTCTTCAAGTTCAACGTCTAA
- a CDS encoding EAL domain-containing protein, with the protein MSFPFSMAFQPMVNVTTGDIYAYEALVRGPQGQSAASILGRLKESEQFLFHQNCRNYAMRLATNLGITKSNAALSINFLPRAIRTPEACCAMTLTAAKSLNFPYERMIFEMTDAGRLLNTEQVRTVAREYQRNGFRIALSIDDLQSALSEKAICRQIRADILKLNMAITRNLHLHPHSQAAIASLQSICHAEEMDLIAEGVESPEEYVALLQCGIEHMQGYLFAMPGFESLPNFTLPTPVEMDA; encoded by the coding sequence ATGAGCTTTCCTTTCAGCATGGCGTTCCAACCCATGGTGAACGTCACGACAGGAGATATCTATGCGTATGAGGCTCTTGTCCGCGGCCCTCAGGGACAAAGTGCGGCCAGCATCCTCGGACGCCTGAAAGAGAGTGAGCAGTTTCTCTTTCATCAGAATTGTCGTAACTATGCGATGAGGTTGGCGACAAATCTTGGCATTACAAAATCAAATGCCGCACTGTCCATCAACTTTCTTCCACGAGCCATCCGCACGCCCGAAGCATGCTGCGCCATGACACTCACCGCCGCAAAATCACTGAACTTTCCGTATGAACGGATGATCTTCGAGATGACGGACGCAGGCCGACTTCTCAATACAGAGCAGGTGAGAACAGTCGCCCGTGAGTATCAGCGCAACGGCTTCCGCATCGCCCTTTCCATTGATGATCTGCAATCGGCCCTCTCAGAAAAAGCCATATGCAGACAGATCAGAGCCGACATCCTGAAACTGAATATGGCAATCACACGCAACCTGCATCTGCATCCACACTCACAAGCAGCCATCGCTTCCCTGCAAAGCATTTGCCATGCAGAAGAAATGGACCTGATTGCAGAAGGAGTAGAAAGCCCTGAAGAGTATGTCGCCTTACTCCAATGCGGCATTGAGCATATGCAGGGTTATCTGTTCGCTATGCCCGGTTTCGAATCTCTTCCGAACTTCACGTTACCCACTCCAGTTGAGATGGATGCGTGA
- a CDS encoding sensor domain-containing diguanylate cyclase yields the protein MEAIIHYVEDLQFACFAFVFSIMALQSRRDRTIRFVCCSYLLATLVSVIDVTLPHPYSPLTNAGILTVLSLRYAVLAAGLVYFTRNSEWASKISFVLAGVALLLTGLSFTALAGPRQLAIYYFVLAWQQALLVVVVMRSSESSTRIPRVLLAFLFLLSVGYRLNQLHFVLSAKTAHDIWLRNLGLFVNGTVLSGVLPFTVVWMMNARDHANLLQQSLLDPLTGLLNRRGLNEAADRELKRYSRSQQEFALAVADIDHFKKLNDQHGHAFGDEVLVDFSVICQTELRSYDVSARSGGEEFMLLFPLTSLDAATTVLERIRKRFEANTPLGSDPNTVSIGVTSTRGRSGVTWAQLQKEADKAMYQAKHLGRNQTIVYDAASETAL from the coding sequence ATGGAAGCAATCATCCATTATGTGGAAGACCTTCAATTCGCTTGCTTCGCGTTCGTCTTCAGCATCATGGCGCTGCAGTCCCGTCGCGACCGCACGATTCGTTTTGTCTGCTGTAGCTATCTTCTGGCGACGTTGGTGTCCGTCATCGATGTCACGTTGCCACATCCCTACAGCCCGTTAACCAATGCTGGCATCCTCACCGTACTAAGTTTGCGTTATGCAGTATTGGCTGCGGGACTGGTGTACTTCACTCGCAACTCCGAGTGGGCATCGAAGATTTCGTTCGTGCTCGCGGGAGTTGCCTTGCTGCTAACGGGCCTATCGTTTACAGCACTGGCAGGGCCGCGGCAACTTGCAATCTATTACTTTGTCCTTGCGTGGCAGCAGGCGCTTCTCGTTGTCGTCGTGATGCGTTCCAGCGAATCATCGACACGTATTCCTCGTGTATTGCTCGCCTTCCTGTTTCTGCTTTCCGTGGGATACCGTCTGAACCAACTGCACTTTGTGTTGTCGGCAAAAACCGCCCACGACATCTGGCTGCGTAACCTTGGATTGTTCGTTAACGGTACTGTGTTGAGCGGCGTGCTTCCCTTCACCGTTGTGTGGATGATGAATGCCCGCGATCACGCCAATCTGTTACAGCAGAGCCTCCTGGATCCATTGACTGGCCTTCTGAATCGTCGCGGGCTGAATGAAGCGGCGGACCGCGAACTGAAGCGCTACTCCCGCTCTCAGCAGGAGTTCGCTTTAGCAGTAGCAGACATTGATCACTTCAAGAAGTTGAATGACCAGCATGGCCACGCCTTTGGCGATGAGGTCCTGGTCGATTTTTCAGTGATCTGTCAGACAGAACTGCGTAGCTACGATGTTTCCGCTCGCAGTGGCGGCGAGGAGTTTATGCTGCTGTTTCCTCTCACCTCGCTGGATGCGGCCACGACGGTATTGGAACGCATTCGCAAACGCTTTGAAGCAAACACACCGTTGGGGAGCGATCCCAACACGGTAAGCATCGGTGTTACGTCCACTCGCGGACGCTCCGGCGTCACATGGGCCCAACTGCAAAAAGAAGCTGACAAAGCGATGTACCAGGCGAAGCATCTGGGACGGAATCAGACCATCGTCTATGACGCTGCGAGCGAAACAGCCTTATAA